The Corynebacterium vitaeruminis DSM 20294 genome window below encodes:
- a CDS encoding DEAD/DEAH box helicase, whose protein sequence is MSAPNTHPSFKELGVAVELTRAMAKEGITHTFAIQELTLPIALDGRDLIGQARTGMGKTLGFGVPLLDRVFDSADVEELDGTPRALVVVPTRELAQQVGDDLIRTAAETPVRVTTIYGGHPFEDQVQALARGVDVVVGTPGRLLDLYQRGNLKLDRVAILVLDEADEMLDLGFFPDIEKILEALTHSHQTMLFSATMPGPVLTLARTFMTQPVHIRAEDVGASQTHATTKQVIFQAHRMDKPAVTARILQATGRGKTIIFSRTKRTAAELADDLAARGFSVAAVHGDLGQGARETSLNAFRSGKVDILVATDVAARGIDIDDVTHVINYQTPDDPMTYVHRIGRTGRAGHSGTAVTLVGYDEINKWKLINDEIGLDTPEPPQWFSTSPELFEALDIPEGAQEQVGPARKVIGGARDRARSPRSGGRGEGRSRGRRRH, encoded by the coding sequence GTGTCAGCACCAAATACGCATCCTTCCTTCAAAGAGCTCGGCGTCGCCGTCGAACTGACGCGCGCCATGGCAAAAGAGGGCATCACCCACACCTTTGCCATCCAGGAGCTCACCCTGCCCATCGCCCTCGATGGCCGCGACCTCATCGGCCAGGCTCGCACCGGCATGGGCAAGACCTTGGGCTTCGGCGTCCCGCTCCTGGACCGCGTGTTTGACTCCGCCGACGTCGAGGAGCTCGACGGCACCCCGCGCGCGCTCGTCGTGGTTCCCACCCGCGAGCTCGCCCAGCAGGTCGGCGACGACCTCATCCGCACCGCCGCCGAGACCCCGGTGCGCGTGACCACGATCTACGGCGGACACCCCTTCGAGGACCAGGTCCAGGCGCTCGCCCGCGGCGTCGACGTGGTCGTGGGCACCCCGGGCCGCCTGCTCGATCTTTACCAGCGCGGCAACCTGAAGCTCGACCGCGTGGCCATCCTCGTGCTCGACGAGGCCGACGAGATGCTCGACCTGGGTTTCTTCCCGGACATCGAGAAGATCCTCGAGGCGCTCACGCACTCGCACCAGACCATGCTGTTCTCTGCGACCATGCCGGGACCGGTGCTCACCCTCGCGCGCACCTTCATGACTCAGCCGGTGCACATCCGCGCCGAGGACGTCGGCGCCTCGCAGACCCACGCCACCACCAAGCAGGTCATCTTCCAGGCCCACCGCATGGACAAGCCGGCCGTCACGGCCCGCATCCTGCAGGCCACCGGGCGCGGCAAGACCATCATCTTCTCCCGCACCAAGCGCACCGCCGCCGAGCTCGCCGACGACCTGGCCGCCCGCGGCTTCAGCGTCGCGGCCGTCCACGGCGACCTGGGCCAGGGCGCTCGCGAGACCTCGCTCAACGCCTTCCGCTCCGGCAAGGTGGACATCCTCGTGGCCACCGACGTCGCCGCCCGCGGCATCGACATCGACGACGTCACCCACGTCATCAACTACCAGACCCCGGACGACCCCATGACCTACGTCCACCGCATCGGCCGCACCGGCCGCGCGGGGCACTCCGGTACCGCGGTCACCCTGGTCGGCTACGACGAGATCAACAAGTGGAAGCTCATCAACGACGAGATCGGGCTGGACACGCCCGAGCCGCCGCAGTGGTTTAGCACCTCGCCCGAGCTGTTCGAGGCCCTCGACATCCCGGAGGGCGCCCAGGAGCAGGTCGGCCCCGCGCGCAAGGTCATCGGCGGCGCCCGGGATCGCGCGCGCAGCCCGCGTTCGGGCGGCCGCGGCGAGGGGCGCTCGCGGGGGCGGCGCCGGCACTAG
- a CDS encoding DUF3107 domain-containing protein, which produces MDIKIGFADSPRELVISSTASQEEIAGRVSEALANDSGVLDLSDDKGNRYIVRNSRIAYVEVGTQNARTVGFAGA; this is translated from the coding sequence ATGGATATCAAGATTGGTTTCGCCGACTCCCCGCGCGAGCTCGTTATCAGCTCCACCGCCTCCCAGGAAGAGATCGCTGGTCGCGTGAGCGAGGCGCTCGCCAACGACTCCGGCGTCCTCGACCTGAGCGATGACAAGGGCAACCGCTACATCGTGCGCAACTCCCGCATCGCCTACGTCGAGGTGGGCACCCAGAACGCCCGCACCGTCGGATTCGCGGGAGCGTAA
- a CDS encoding DUF3152 domain-containing protein, with amino-acid sequence MPSAKESFFVRFAKEYGWRAYAIPVLSVITIWVLYDVFISPTPEPVSPTVGTTASSSHGGEGATGPNPADMTSMSTASEELPAGGSYTEKGDTTYRQVGHEGANAGQGTEKTYKYVVEVENGVDTSGYGGDDAFSSMVDATLTNPKSWVADPKFRFEHVANGDDADLHIQLTSVGTTHELCGSNISMETSCFYNDGGRVVLNESRWVRGATPFNGDVGGYRQYLINHEVGHGIGYAAHEPCGKDGELAPIMMQQTLSLSNSELFRIDPNEVYPDYNATCLANPWPYPRA; translated from the coding sequence ATGCCCTCGGCGAAAGAAAGCTTCTTTGTCCGCTTTGCCAAGGAATACGGGTGGCGTGCCTACGCGATTCCGGTGCTGAGCGTCATCACCATCTGGGTGCTGTACGACGTTTTCATTTCGCCGACCCCTGAGCCCGTCTCCCCGACAGTGGGGACTACGGCCTCCTCCTCGCACGGAGGGGAGGGTGCCACCGGGCCCAACCCGGCCGACATGACCTCGATGAGCACCGCCTCCGAGGAGCTGCCCGCGGGCGGCTCCTACACGGAGAAGGGGGACACCACCTACCGCCAGGTCGGCCACGAGGGCGCGAATGCGGGCCAGGGCACGGAGAAGACCTACAAGTACGTCGTCGAGGTCGAAAACGGCGTGGACACCTCCGGCTACGGCGGCGACGACGCGTTTTCGTCCATGGTGGACGCCACCCTCACCAACCCGAAGAGCTGGGTCGCCGATCCGAAGTTCCGCTTCGAGCACGTGGCCAACGGCGACGACGCCGACCTCCACATCCAGCTCACCTCGGTGGGCACCACCCACGAGCTGTGCGGCAGCAACATCTCCATGGAGACCAGCTGCTTCTACAACGACGGCGGCCGCGTGGTGCTCAACGAGTCCCGCTGGGTGCGCGGCGCGACCCCCTTCAACGGCGACGTCGGCGGCTACCGCCAGTACCTCATCAACCACGAGGTCGGCCACGGCATCGGGTATGCCGCCCACGAGCCCTGCGGCAAGGACGGCGAGCTCGCGCCGATCATGATGCAGCAGACGCTCAGCCTGTCCAACTCGGAGCTGTTCCGCATTGACCCGAACGAGGTCTACCCAGACTACAACGCCACCTGCCTAGCCAACCCCTGGCCGTATCCGCGCGCGTAG
- a CDS encoding CE1758 family FMN-dependent luciferase-like monooxygenase — MQFGIFSIGDVTTDPTNGTTPTEHQRILNTIEMAKKAEEVGLDVFATGQHHNPPFAAPANPPILLSYLAAQTEKLQFSTATTLITTTDPVRLAEDYAYAQHLAGGRIDLMLGRGNTGPVYPWFGKDIRKGIPLAIENYHLLRTLWRKKNVTWSGEFRTPLQSFTSTPRPLDDTPPFVWHGSIRSTEIAEQAAFYGDGFFHNHIFWNIEHTQAMVNLYRQRFEYYGHGSADQAIVGLGGQVFIGETEKKAKDFFRPYFDNAPVYGHGPSLEEFERITPLTVGTVDRVIERYLGYADAVGDYQRQLFLVDHAGLPQEVVLEQIEILGTEVVPVLRREFEARRPAHVPSDPPTHASLVAAGSEHYHFEIQPASALAASGK, encoded by the coding sequence ATGCAATTCGGAATTTTTAGCATCGGCGATGTCACCACCGACCCCACCAACGGAACCACCCCCACCGAACACCAGCGCATCCTTAACACCATCGAGATGGCGAAGAAGGCCGAGGAGGTGGGGCTCGACGTGTTCGCCACCGGGCAGCACCACAACCCGCCGTTCGCGGCGCCGGCGAACCCGCCGATCCTCCTTTCTTATCTCGCGGCACAGACGGAGAAGCTCCAGTTCTCCACGGCCACGACGCTCATTACCACCACCGACCCCGTGCGGCTGGCCGAGGACTACGCCTACGCGCAGCACCTCGCCGGCGGGCGCATCGACCTCATGCTTGGCCGCGGCAACACCGGGCCGGTCTACCCGTGGTTCGGCAAGGACATCAGGAAGGGCATCCCGCTCGCGATCGAGAATTACCACCTGCTGCGCACCTTGTGGCGCAAGAAGAACGTGACGTGGTCGGGGGAGTTCCGCACCCCGCTGCAGTCCTTTACCTCCACGCCGCGCCCGCTGGACGACACCCCACCGTTCGTCTGGCACGGCTCGATCCGCTCCACCGAAATCGCCGAGCAGGCCGCCTTCTACGGCGACGGCTTCTTCCACAACCACATCTTCTGGAACATCGAGCACACCCAGGCGATGGTCAACCTCTACCGCCAGCGCTTCGAGTACTACGGCCACGGCTCGGCCGATCAGGCGATCGTCGGGCTCGGCGGGCAGGTGTTCATCGGCGAGACGGAGAAGAAGGCCAAGGACTTCTTCCGGCCCTACTTCGACAACGCGCCGGTCTACGGGCACGGCCCGAGCCTGGAGGAGTTCGAGCGGATCACCCCGCTGACCGTGGGCACCGTCGACCGGGTCATCGAGCGCTACCTGGGCTACGCGGACGCCGTGGGCGACTACCAGCGCCAGCTCTTCCTCGTCGACCACGCGGGCCTGCCACAGGAGGTGGTGCTCGAGCAGATCGAGATCCTGGGCACCGAGGTCGTCCCGGTCCTGCGCCGCGAGTTCGAGGCGCGCCGGCCCGCGCACGTGCCCAGCGACCCGCCGACGCACGCCTCGCTCGTCGCCGCGGGCTCCGAGCACTATCACTTCGAGATCCAGCCGGCGTCCGCGCTGGCCGCGAGCGGAAAGTAG
- a CDS encoding CE1759 family FMN reductase, which produces MKKLLVIHAGLSRPSSTEAVARDIADAVVAQVSKRGEGLEVEHVAILDYLQDVTTYFATGVLTSRLAALHEKISLSDAMVAATPVFSASYSGMFKMFFDTLDPKALVGKPVIIAATAGTPRHSLVLEHALRPLFAYLRAVVMPTAVFAATADFGEETDLNTRIVRAAGELAGYLVDTAAVVGFGPDFTPDREEVETGSPLLKSTSPFADLLRGHDGGGR; this is translated from the coding sequence ATGAAGAAGCTTTTGGTCATCCACGCGGGCCTCTCGCGCCCGTCGAGCACCGAGGCCGTCGCCCGTGACATCGCCGATGCGGTCGTGGCCCAGGTGAGCAAGCGCGGCGAGGGGCTCGAGGTGGAGCACGTCGCCATCCTCGACTACCTCCAGGACGTCACCACCTACTTCGCCACCGGCGTGCTCACCTCCAGGCTCGCCGCGCTGCACGAAAAGATTTCGCTTTCCGACGCCATGGTGGCCGCCACCCCGGTCTTCTCCGCCAGTTACTCGGGCATGTTCAAGATGTTCTTCGACACGCTCGACCCGAAGGCGCTGGTGGGAAAGCCCGTCATCATCGCCGCCACCGCGGGCACGCCCCGCCACAGCCTCGTCCTCGAGCACGCGCTGCGGCCGCTGTTCGCCTACCTGCGCGCGGTGGTCATGCCCACCGCCGTCTTCGCCGCGACCGCCGACTTCGGGGAGGAGACCGACCTGAATACCCGCATCGTGCGCGCGGCGGGCGAGCTGGCGGGCTACCTCGTTGACACCGCCGCCGTGGTGGGCTTCGGGCCCGACTTCACCCCGGACCGCGAGGAGGTGGAGACCGGCTCGCCGCTTCTCAAGTCGACCAGCCCGTTTGCCGACCTGCTGCGCGGACACGACGGCGGGGGACGCTAA
- a CDS encoding TIGR02569 family protein, with the protein MEFTALPDHVRDAFHASDNEAKQLGIAWDYGWRVGPMVFSQVAHHDRCAWSARVRETLKPQGLRVVRPVRSADGRFTNAGWRVNSYVAGIVTKRVDETVAAALRLDEALAEVEIPDSFYEVDESDLFSIADHWAWSDNPYERVEFDCSIPAQETSAELLEKTSRLLKPIDAPVQVTHADMFGTTIYAGTQAPTVTDLVGVAHPFGYTAALTIVDALTMEATDEAIIDRFSHIPHIDQLLLRALAYRVCVHALHPEATANTGTNLNWVAGAVMSRVSVTL; encoded by the coding sequence ATGGAATTTACCGCCCTTCCCGATCACGTCCGCGACGCCTTCCACGCCTCCGACAACGAGGCCAAGCAGCTCGGCATCGCCTGGGACTACGGCTGGCGCGTGGGCCCCATGGTCTTCTCCCAGGTCGCCCACCACGACCGCTGCGCCTGGTCCGCGCGGGTGCGCGAAACGCTCAAGCCCCAGGGCCTGCGCGTGGTGCGCCCGGTGCGCAGCGCGGACGGGCGGTTCACCAACGCCGGGTGGCGGGTCAACAGCTACGTGGCGGGCATCGTGACCAAGCGGGTCGACGAGACGGTCGCGGCGGCGCTGCGGCTCGACGAGGCCCTAGCAGAGGTCGAGATCCCGGACTCCTTCTACGAGGTCGACGAGTCCGACCTCTTCTCCATCGCCGATCACTGGGCCTGGTCGGACAACCCCTACGAGCGCGTCGAGTTCGACTGCTCGATCCCCGCGCAGGAAACCTCCGCCGAGCTGCTGGAGAAGACCTCGCGGCTGCTCAAGCCCATCGACGCCCCCGTCCAGGTGACCCACGCCGACATGTTCGGCACGACCATCTACGCGGGCACCCAGGCGCCCACCGTCACCGACCTCGTGGGGGTGGCACACCCGTTCGGATACACCGCCGCGCTCACCATCGTCGACGCGTTGACGATGGAGGCCACGGACGAGGCGATCATCGACCGCTTCTCCCACATTCCCCACATTGACCAGCTGCTTCTGCGCGCGCTGGCCTACCGCGTGTGCGTCCACGCGCTGCACCCGGAGGCGACCGCGAACACCGGCACCAACCTCAATTGGGTAGCGGGGGCGGTCATGTCGCGGGTGTCTGTCACACTGTAG
- a CDS encoding ATP-dependent DNA helicase, translating into MVQPAPIPKVHLVSPSRRDAQREWDNELYRNPAGHWRLIGTAGSGVTSLVCDVVARRIREGQDPSEILVIASSKAAAAGLRRGIADRIADVDYTSASTMVRSVHAVAFSILRLTLDEQLRLITGAEQDAVIRELLEGNAAEHTGQWPADTREALELVGFARGLRDFLLRAAERGLGPDDLERLGVEYSRPMWGAAGAFLREYESVMSLSDRRSLSASELVSEVLLGEVPDLGYRTVIVDDAQNLDPKSAQLVASLIERADFSVIAGDPDQSVFHFRGADPEFLLHHPVEHKLRLDKSFRAPEAAGYILSTETAQWEFAADILRREHLLEGVPWKDMAVVVRSQSAISSVRRALLASGVPVHVDPTDVVLANQRIVSSLLLAVRALHERLTPAEIEELALGPIGGADPVTLRRLYRGLRLAELRRGGTRRAAEMLERLVVDDPRFADEREELEADARQVLTDRELAILARIRAVLDAGYAATRRGGSVEEILWALWDATGLSAHLLAVSLRGGASGSQADRDLDSVMALFDAAGDFVERRPKASISAFMQHINEQELPTGVRDRRLAAPDAVQVLSAHGTAAKQWQVVIVAGVQEGAWPSLGETGSLFGQEELVDLLDEGIEPGIPVSHSAARLAEEKRLFHLACTRATKRLVVTAVDTPEGDTIREPSRFMKEVPNLNYLLDEDVEGPSSDAVGETPVEEASYVRLLSVPSIVAELRRVLAGAGDEKDREQAARQLAKLAEAGVPGADPSSWWGTRGTSENEELDVRAISPSLVETGLECPMRASLSRVRLDSENTLAMMRGTLVHAYAEAVASGVPVEAGRPLVRSAYESILGLPSWMIGTALEAWDAMIAKLEHWLEVNAARYELVGTEVPVRVDVGDGVTISGRIDRLERDKEGLRILDIKTAGKAMSFEDASRHMQLATYQLALSKGEVVTGEDGRAAIVSGSGLEVDQGQLVYPGTDSKSLTTREQARKTPEELAELNARLPLLLKELRGPHFVARVNPNCKHCDYQNICPARTTGRMTPQ; encoded by the coding sequence ATGGTTCAACCGGCGCCCATTCCCAAGGTCCATCTGGTCTCACCCTCTCGCCGCGATGCGCAGCGCGAGTGGGACAACGAGCTCTACCGCAACCCGGCGGGGCACTGGCGGCTGATCGGCACCGCGGGCAGCGGCGTCACCAGCCTCGTGTGCGACGTGGTCGCACGCAGGATCCGCGAGGGGCAGGACCCCTCCGAGATCCTCGTCATCGCCTCATCAAAGGCCGCGGCGGCGGGGTTGCGCCGGGGGATCGCGGACCGCATCGCGGACGTGGACTACACCTCGGCGTCCACGATGGTGCGCTCGGTGCACGCGGTGGCCTTTTCCATCCTCCGGCTCACCCTCGACGAGCAGCTGCGGCTCATCACCGGTGCCGAGCAGGACGCGGTGATCAGGGAGCTGCTCGAGGGCAACGCCGCAGAGCACACTGGTCAGTGGCCCGCGGATACCCGCGAGGCGCTCGAGCTGGTGGGCTTCGCCCGGGGTCTGCGCGACTTCCTCCTGCGCGCCGCCGAGCGCGGCCTCGGCCCGGACGACCTCGAGCGGCTGGGGGTGGAGTACTCGCGCCCGATGTGGGGTGCCGCCGGGGCCTTCCTGCGCGAGTACGAGTCGGTCATGTCGCTCTCGGACCGCCGCAGCCTGTCCGCCTCCGAGCTCGTCTCCGAGGTGTTGCTCGGCGAGGTGCCGGACCTGGGCTACCGCACGGTCATCGTCGACGACGCCCAGAACCTCGACCCCAAGTCGGCGCAGCTGGTGGCCTCGCTCATCGAGCGGGCGGACTTCTCCGTCATCGCGGGCGACCCCGATCAGAGCGTGTTCCACTTCCGCGGCGCCGACCCGGAGTTCCTGCTGCACCACCCCGTCGAGCACAAGCTGCGTTTGGACAAGAGCTTCCGCGCGCCGGAGGCCGCGGGCTACATCCTGTCCACCGAGACCGCCCAGTGGGAGTTCGCCGCGGACATCCTGCGCCGCGAGCACCTGCTCGAGGGCGTGCCGTGGAAGGACATGGCGGTGGTGGTCCGATCCCAGTCCGCCATCTCCTCGGTGCGCCGCGCGCTGCTCGCCTCGGGTGTGCCGGTCCACGTGGACCCGACCGACGTGGTGCTGGCGAACCAGCGCATCGTCTCCTCGCTGCTCCTGGCGGTGCGCGCGCTGCACGAGCGGCTCACCCCGGCGGAGATCGAGGAGCTGGCGCTCGGCCCCATCGGCGGCGCCGATCCGGTCACCCTGCGCAGGCTCTACCGCGGCCTCCGGCTCGCCGAGCTGCGCCGCGGCGGCACGCGCCGGGCGGCGGAGATGCTCGAGCGGCTCGTGGTCGACGATCCCCGCTTCGCCGACGAGCGCGAGGAGCTCGAGGCGGACGCCCGGCAGGTGCTCACCGACCGCGAGCTGGCTATCTTGGCCCGCATCCGCGCGGTGCTGGACGCCGGGTACGCCGCCACGCGCCGGGGCGGGAGCGTGGAGGAGATCCTGTGGGCGCTGTGGGACGCCACGGGGCTGTCCGCCCACCTGCTGGCTGTCAGCCTGCGCGGCGGGGCCTCCGGCTCGCAGGCAGATAGGGATCTCGACTCGGTCATGGCCCTGTTCGACGCCGCAGGCGACTTCGTGGAGCGCCGGCCGAAGGCGTCGATAAGCGCCTTCATGCAGCACATCAACGAGCAGGAACTGCCCACGGGCGTGCGCGACAGGCGCCTGGCGGCGCCCGACGCGGTGCAGGTCCTAAGCGCGCACGGGACCGCGGCGAAGCAGTGGCAGGTGGTCATCGTCGCGGGCGTGCAGGAGGGCGCGTGGCCGTCGCTGGGGGAGACCGGCTCGCTGTTCGGGCAGGAGGAGTTGGTCGATCTCCTCGACGAGGGCATCGAGCCCGGCATTCCGGTCTCGCACTCCGCCGCGCGCCTGGCGGAGGAGAAGCGCCTGTTCCACCTCGCGTGCACGCGCGCCACGAAGCGGCTGGTGGTCACGGCGGTGGACACGCCCGAGGGTGACACGATCAGGGAGCCCTCGCGGTTCATGAAGGAGGTGCCCAACCTCAACTACCTCCTCGACGAGGATGTCGAGGGGCCGTCGTCGGATGCGGTGGGCGAGACGCCTGTGGAGGAAGCGAGCTACGTGCGCCTGCTCTCCGTTCCCAGCATCGTCGCCGAGCTGCGCCGCGTGCTGGCGGGCGCCGGGGACGAGAAGGACCGCGAGCAGGCTGCGCGCCAACTGGCCAAGCTCGCAGAGGCGGGCGTGCCGGGTGCGGACCCGAGCAGCTGGTGGGGTACCCGCGGGACCAGCGAAAACGAGGAACTCGACGTGCGCGCGATCTCCCCGTCGCTGGTGGAGACGGGCCTGGAGTGCCCGATGCGGGCCTCGCTCTCGCGCGTGCGCCTCGACTCCGAGAACACGCTGGCGATGATGCGCGGCACCCTCGTGCACGCCTACGCCGAGGCTGTGGCCTCGGGCGTGCCCGTGGAGGCGGGGCGGCCGCTCGTGCGCTCCGCCTACGAGTCCATCCTGGGCTTGCCCTCCTGGATGATCGGCACGGCGCTCGAGGCCTGGGACGCGATGATCGCCAAGCTGGAGCACTGGCTGGAGGTCAATGCCGCCCGCTACGAGCTGGTGGGAACCGAGGTCCCGGTTCGCGTGGATGTCGGCGACGGCGTCACCATCTCCGGGCGCATCGACCGCCTCGAGCGCGATAAGGAGGGGCTGCGGATCCTCGATATCAAGACCGCGGGGAAGGCGATGAGCTTCGAGGACGCAAGCCGACACATGCAGCTGGCGACCTACCAGCTGGCGCTGAGCAAGGGTGAGGTCGTCACAGGCGAGGACGGCCGCGCCGCCATCGTGAGCGGATCCGGGCTCGAGGTCGATCAGGGGCAGCTCGTCTACCCCGGAACGGACTCCAAGTCTCTGACGACCAGGGAGCAGGCGAGGAAGACCCCGGAGGAGCTGGCAGAGCTCAACGCCCGGCTCCCGCTGCTTTTGAAGGAGCTGCGCGGCCCGCATTTCGTGGCCCGCGTGAACCCGAACTGCAAGCACTGCGACTACCAGAACATCTGCCCAGCCCGGACCACCGGAAGGATGACCCCACAGTGA